In Leucoraja erinacea ecotype New England chromosome 12, Leri_hhj_1, whole genome shotgun sequence, one DNA window encodes the following:
- the LOC129702168 gene encoding glucose-dependent insulinotropic receptor: MDVNWFGGIVTVLSLLIIASNALAIVVLALMISKNRSASLYFILNLAVADILVGFTCFGTAAIVLSRQSFTTTTTLCILRISFVISPSAASILTMVSVAFDRFLAIKVPLRYCQLMTGKMVALIIAGLWSIALLIGFLPVIIQQLKPDKYNYICKLFSVINPNYVIVVFCACFVPASLIFVYFYSVILKIAYSHTRQILESERISSSISPATPSRCHIRDVKAVRTIGILVGCFMVTWAPFFIASTVQACCIKCQLYTLIEDYLWLLCLCNSLMNPLIYCYWQRDVRMQLCQMFCCVNFRISHILNFSYQQEAGDVQSPGSEMGDEDQLRTAIGNVSYPMTTNISKGM; the protein is encoded by the coding sequence ATGgatgttaattggtttggtggcATTGTAACTGTGCTTTCTCTGCTCATCATCGCTTCCAATGCTCTGGCGATAGTGGTGTTGGCCCTGATGATTTCGAAGAACAGATCTGCCAGCTTGTATTTCATCTTGAATCTGGCAGTTGCAGACATACTCGTGGGATTCACCTGCTTTGGAACAGCGGCCATAGTGCTCAGCAGACAGAGCTTTACTACCACCACGACTTTGTGCATATTGCGGATTTCATTTGTAATCTCACCGTCTGCTGCCTCTATCTTGACGATGGTCTCTGTGGCTTTTGACCGTTTTCTAGCCATAAAGGTACCTTTACGGTACTGCCAACTAATGACAggcaaaatggtggctttgaTCATTGCAGGACTCTGGAGCATCGCACTTTTAATTGGATTTCTTCCAGTAATCATTCAGCAACTAAAGCCCGATAAATATAACTATATCTGCAAACTGTTCTCAGTTATCAATCCTAACTACGTTATAGTTGTATTTTGTGCTTGCTTTGTTCCTGCCTCATTAATCTTTGTCTACTTCTACAGTGTAATCCTGAAAATAGCATATTCACACACACGGCAAATCCTGGAGAGCGAACGGATCAGCTCTTCCATCAGCCCAGCTACCCCATCACGCTGCCACATCCGAGACGTAAAGGCAGTGAGGACCATAGGGATTCTTGTTGGATGTTTTATGGTTACCTGGGCTCCATTCTTCATTGCAAGTACCGTCCAAGCCTGTTGCATTAAATGCCAACTATATACATTAATTGAAGACTACCTATGGCTTCTTTGCCTGTGCAATTCTCTGATGAATCCGCTGATTTATTGCTACTGGCAAAGGGATGTGAGAATGCAACTTTGTCAGATGTTCTGCTGTGTAAATTTCAGAATCTCCCACATTCTTAACTTCAGCTATCAGCAGGAAGCTGGTGACGTCCAGAGTCCTGGATCGGAGATGGGGGATGAAGATCAATTACGTACAGCAATTGGGAACGTCAGTTATCCAATGACAACAAATATATCCAAAGGTATGTGA